The proteins below come from a single Roseiflexus sp. RS-1 genomic window:
- a CDS encoding Gfo/Idh/MocA family protein → MEEVRIAIVGMGIGRANARGFLNTPRARIVALCDIDEERMHKLATELKIPEPLAFYTDYREMCRDRSIDAVFVGTPNQLHVPVALEAVRNDKHVLVTKPLADAVAPARDLVAAAEAAGVVNMMSLSTRFSRETQIVGAMAARGELGEVYYARARSVRRSGIPHWSPGFVQKGGGAFRDMGVHVLDAAWWMMGMPQPVSAVAVAGAKFGPRGIGYFDYKPQPALAQQYAADDYAGGFIRFANGAGLQVESFWAAHQPDDFQIELFGTEAGVRCYNPLTIYRTIAGTPVDSTFHIPKDWEGVWNAIAAHFVECILDGVPCQAPLRHGLIVQEMMEAVLESAETGREVALSW, encoded by the coding sequence ATGGAAGAAGTACGCATCGCTATTGTTGGCATGGGCATCGGTAGAGCAAATGCGCGCGGCTTTCTGAACACGCCGCGCGCGCGTATCGTCGCACTCTGCGACATTGATGAAGAGCGGATGCACAAACTGGCGACGGAACTGAAGATTCCTGAACCGCTCGCCTTCTACACCGACTACCGCGAGATGTGCCGTGACCGCTCGATTGACGCGGTGTTCGTCGGCACGCCCAACCAACTCCACGTCCCGGTTGCGCTCGAAGCCGTGCGCAACGACAAGCATGTGCTGGTCACCAAGCCGCTCGCAGATGCCGTCGCTCCGGCGCGCGATCTCGTTGCGGCAGCCGAGGCAGCAGGGGTAGTCAATATGATGTCGCTCTCGACCCGGTTTTCCCGCGAGACGCAGATCGTCGGCGCTATGGCAGCACGTGGCGAACTCGGCGAAGTGTACTATGCGCGTGCGCGCAGTGTACGCCGGAGTGGCATTCCGCACTGGAGTCCGGGGTTTGTTCAAAAGGGCGGCGGCGCCTTCCGCGATATGGGGGTGCACGTGCTCGACGCCGCATGGTGGATGATGGGCATGCCGCAACCGGTGAGCGCGGTCGCAGTCGCGGGGGCAAAATTCGGTCCGCGCGGCATTGGCTATTTCGATTATAAGCCACAACCGGCGCTGGCGCAACAGTATGCCGCCGATGACTACGCTGGCGGTTTCATTCGCTTTGCCAATGGCGCCGGGCTTCAGGTCGAAAGTTTTTGGGCGGCGCATCAACCCGACGATTTCCAGATCGAGCTATTCGGTACCGAAGCAGGCGTGCGTTGCTATAATCCGTTGACCATCTATCGCACCATCGCCGGTACGCCGGTGGACAGCACGTTCCACATTCCCAAAGACTGGGAAGGAGTATGGAATGCTATCGCTGCCCACTTCGTCGAATGCATCCTGGACGGTGTGCCATGCCAGGCGCCGCTGCGCCACGGGTTGATCGTGCAGGAAATGATGGAAGCTGTTCTGGAGAGTGCAGAGACCGGACGCGAAGTTGCGCTGTCATGGTGA
- a CDS encoding acyl-CoA dehydrogenase family protein, which translates to MKRTLFDPEHDLFRAAFRAFIEREIAPFHAEWERVGAVPRDLWQAAGRQGFLCMDVPEEYGGASARDYRFNVVIGEELWRAGATGPGFVLHTDIVVPYITHYGTPDQRRRWLPRCVSGECITAIAMTEPGAGSDLAAIRTTALRDGDVYLLNGQKTFISNGILNDLVIVAAKTNPEAGHKGISLLVVERDMPGYERGRRLEKIGLHAQDTAELFFHNVRVPRDHLLGEEGQGFRYLMEQLPRERLAIAVGAVAAAEVALEQTIRYCREREAFGRPIGALQSVRFTLAELVTEVQIGRVFVDQCVLALNRGELTAETAAMAKWWTTELQQRVVHACLQLHGGYGYMREYPIARAFLDARVQTIYGGTTEIMKEIIGRSLKLE; encoded by the coding sequence ATGAAACGCACCCTGTTTGATCCGGAACATGACCTTTTCCGCGCCGCGTTTCGCGCATTCATCGAACGCGAGATTGCGCCCTTCCACGCCGAATGGGAGCGCGTTGGCGCCGTTCCGCGCGACCTCTGGCAGGCGGCGGGTCGCCAGGGATTTCTCTGCATGGATGTACCGGAGGAGTACGGCGGCGCCAGCGCGCGCGATTACCGCTTCAACGTTGTTATTGGCGAAGAGTTGTGGCGCGCTGGCGCGACCGGTCCGGGTTTCGTGTTGCATACCGATATCGTCGTTCCCTACATCACGCACTATGGCACGCCGGATCAACGCCGACGCTGGTTACCGCGCTGCGTCAGCGGCGAGTGCATCACCGCCATTGCGATGACCGAACCGGGCGCCGGCAGCGATCTCGCAGCGATTCGCACAACAGCGCTACGCGATGGCGATGTGTACCTCCTGAACGGACAGAAGACCTTCATCTCCAACGGCATCCTCAACGACCTGGTGATCGTGGCGGCGAAGACCAACCCGGAAGCCGGGCATAAGGGGATCAGTTTGCTGGTCGTCGAGCGTGATATGCCGGGGTACGAGCGCGGCAGACGCCTGGAAAAGATTGGACTGCACGCGCAGGATACCGCTGAACTGTTCTTCCACAATGTGCGCGTGCCGCGTGATCACCTCCTCGGCGAAGAAGGACAGGGCTTTCGTTATCTGATGGAACAATTGCCGCGCGAACGCCTTGCGATTGCGGTTGGCGCCGTGGCTGCCGCAGAAGTGGCGCTCGAACAGACCATCCGCTACTGCCGCGAACGCGAGGCGTTCGGTCGTCCGATAGGTGCGCTCCAGTCGGTGCGTTTCACCCTGGCGGAACTCGTGACCGAAGTGCAGATCGGGCGTGTGTTCGTCGATCAGTGCGTGCTGGCGTTGAACCGGGGCGAATTGACCGCCGAGACCGCAGCGATGGCAAAATGGTGGACGACTGAACTCCAGCAGCGTGTGGTTCATGCATGTTTGCAACTCCATGGCGGCTATGGCTATATGCGCGAATATCCGATTGCGCGCGCATTTCTGGATGCGCGCGTCCAGACGATCTATGGCGGAACCACCGAGATTATGAAGGAAATCATCGGACGATCGCTTAAACTGGAGTGA
- a CDS encoding PAS domain-containing protein, translated as MSDAPETEIERLRSRIAELEQQMQRYATIEEELRASEERLRFFVENTPAAVAMLDSDMRYILASQRWIRDYHLEGQEIIGRSHYEIFPDLPERWKEVHRRALAGAFEEAEEDPWPRDDGSTEWLNWKCYPWFKGDGSIGGIVFFTEVITKRVLERMELERSREQLRATVEEQERLIEAIREMSTPVVPIYDEIIVLPLVGSIDSRRSAQIMEALLSGIQHYAAEIAIIDITGVSVVDTSVANHLIQTTRAASLLGAHCVLVGISAEVAQAMVHLGIDLSTVVTRSNLQAGIEYALDRLGKQITTRSPAPALDTLV; from the coding sequence ATGTCCGACGCTCCCGAAACCGAGATCGAGCGACTCCGCTCGCGGATCGCAGAACTGGAGCAGCAGATGCAACGTTATGCGACCATCGAGGAAGAACTGCGCGCCAGCGAAGAACGGTTGCGCTTCTTCGTCGAAAATACCCCTGCTGCGGTTGCCATGCTCGACTCCGACATGCGTTACATCCTGGCGAGTCAGCGCTGGATTCGTGATTACCATCTGGAGGGGCAGGAAATCATCGGTCGCTCCCACTACGAAATCTTTCCCGATCTTCCCGAACGCTGGAAAGAGGTGCACCGCAGGGCGCTGGCTGGCGCCTTCGAGGAAGCGGAAGAGGACCCATGGCCCCGTGATGACGGTTCAACCGAATGGTTGAACTGGAAGTGTTACCCCTGGTTCAAAGGAGATGGCTCGATTGGGGGGATTGTTTTCTTTACCGAGGTAATTACGAAGCGCGTGCTGGAGCGCATGGAACTGGAGCGCAGCCGTGAGCAACTACGCGCAACCGTTGAGGAACAGGAACGTCTCATCGAGGCGATCCGCGAAATGTCGACGCCGGTTGTGCCAATCTATGACGAAATTATTGTGCTCCCGCTTGTCGGTTCGATCGATAGCCGGCGCAGCGCGCAGATTATGGAGGCGTTGCTCAGTGGCATTCAGCACTATGCCGCCGAGATCGCCATCATCGATATCACAGGAGTGTCGGTTGTGGATACGTCGGTCGCCAACCACCTGATCCAGACGACCCGCGCGGCATCGCTCCTCGGCGCCCATTGCGTGCTGGTCGGCATCTCGGCGGAAGTGGCGCAGGCGATGGTGCACCTGGGCATCGATCTGAGCACCGTCGTGACGCGCAGCAACCTGCAAGCGGGGATTGAATATGCGCTTGATCGCCTGGGCAAACAGATTACGACCCGCTCACCCGCTCCAGCGCTGGATACCCTGGTCTGA
- a CDS encoding IS1634 family transposase: MAEKLTLTHERVDDIPLLIGLAQKLHLPEVLDRHLGHHGNHQGLRNGWLATVWLASILSESDHRKSSGEEWAGQHRQTLERLLGQPIRRTEFSDDRLEIVLRRLSQQAAWEALEADLWQATGDVDDLDVTSVRLDSTTTYGYHTLTEDGVMQYGHSKDRRPDLPQLKLMAAAAEPWGHLLACNVHPGQTADDPLYRPRIARVRQMLGRSGLLYVGDSKMAALATRADIVAHGDYYLMPLPLTGETAQQVEAWIDAVVEGEQTVTLIWDEQSLLGGGYEFERPMSARVDGKPVTWTERVQVVRSLALAERESQQLERRLANAEAALRALTPPPGRGRRPYRDEAALQTAVSQVLERYDVTGLLQVTWRREEETVTRSVGRGRGRPKRPVRTEVRVRCVIAEVRRDEEAIQRRKYRLGWRIQVTSLPLAQMSLAQTVVHYRGGWCLERDFHLVKDRPIGIRPLYVRRDDQIIGLTRLLTLALRLLTLIESQVRRGLAQAGEVLSGLYEGQPRRTTDRPTGVRLLKAFARAEITLTRIEMEPQVMWHITPLSGLLERILAYLGLSAVLYQRLAENSS, translated from the coding sequence ATGGCCGAGAAACTCACCTTAACCCACGAGCGAGTTGATGACATCCCTCTGCTGATCGGGCTTGCGCAGAAATTGCACCTTCCCGAAGTTCTGGACCGCCACCTGGGCCACCACGGCAACCACCAGGGGCTGAGGAACGGCTGGCTGGCAACGGTCTGGCTGGCCTCTATCCTCTCGGAAAGCGACCATCGCAAGTCCAGCGGAGAAGAGTGGGCCGGGCAGCATCGCCAGACGCTGGAACGGTTGCTGGGGCAACCCATTCGCCGTACCGAATTCAGTGATGACCGGCTGGAGATCGTGCTGCGCCGCCTGAGCCAGCAGGCCGCCTGGGAAGCCCTGGAGGCCGACCTGTGGCAGGCAACGGGAGACGTCGATGACCTGGACGTGACCAGCGTTCGCCTGGACAGCACCACCACGTATGGCTACCATACCCTGACGGAAGACGGGGTGATGCAATACGGGCATAGTAAAGACCGCCGTCCCGACTTGCCCCAGTTGAAATTGATGGCCGCCGCAGCCGAGCCGTGGGGTCACCTGCTGGCCTGCAATGTCCACCCCGGCCAGACCGCCGACGACCCGTTGTACCGCCCCCGCATCGCTCGGGTGCGCCAGATGCTGGGCCGGTCGGGGCTGCTGTATGTGGGCGACAGCAAGATGGCTGCTCTGGCAACTCGGGCGGACATCGTGGCCCACGGGGACTACTACCTGATGCCCCTGCCCCTGACCGGCGAGACCGCCCAACAGGTGGAAGCGTGGATTGACGCCGTGGTGGAAGGGGAGCAGACGGTGACCCTGATCTGGGATGAGCAGAGTCTGTTGGGCGGCGGGTATGAGTTTGAGCGGCCGATGAGCGCCCGGGTGGATGGCAAGCCCGTGACGTGGACCGAGCGGGTGCAGGTGGTCCGCTCGTTGGCGCTGGCGGAGCGGGAGAGCCAACAGTTGGAGCGGCGCCTGGCGAACGCGGAGGCAGCTTTGCGGGCGCTGACACCGCCCCCCGGTCGGGGCCGACGACCGTATCGGGACGAAGCGGCCTTGCAGACAGCGGTATCCCAGGTGCTGGAGCGATATGATGTGACGGGCTTGCTGCAGGTCACCTGGCGACGGGAGGAAGAGACCGTCACGCGCTCCGTGGGACGCGGACGGGGACGCCCGAAGCGCCCCGTCCGGACGGAGGTGCGCGTGCGTTGCGTCATCGCCGAAGTCCGGCGGGACGAAGAGGCGATTCAGCGCCGGAAATATCGTCTGGGATGGCGGATTCAGGTGACCAGCCTGCCGTTGGCCCAGATGTCGCTGGCCCAGACGGTTGTCCATTACCGGGGTGGGTGGTGTCTGGAAAGAGATTTTCACCTGGTGAAGGATCGTCCCATCGGCATCCGCCCGTTGTATGTGCGGCGGGATGATCAGATTATCGGTCTGACCCGCCTGCTGACGCTGGCGTTGCGGCTGTTGACGTTGATAGAAAGCCAGGTACGGCGTGGGCTGGCCCAGGCGGGTGAGGTCTTGAGCGGGCTGTACGAAGGTCAGCCTCGGCGGACCACCGACCGGCCGACGGGCGTACGCCTGCTGAAGGCGTTTGCCCGGGCAGAGATTACCCTGACCCGGATTGAGATGGAGCCTCAGGTGATGTGGCATATCACGCCGCTCTCTGGTTTGCTGGAACGAATCCTGGCGTACCTGGGGCTCTCGGCAGTGCTCTACCAGCGCCTGGCAGAAAATTCATCATAG